The following proteins are co-located in the Bosea sp. AS-1 genome:
- a CDS encoding sugar transferase: MNPASQTRPNRNLTSNPNRGPAATSGRGAFTRYTTTTYSSRFWAFPKSKTQKDRHGSNETGDEELNPYLLSYQKRMLDIGGALTILAILSPLLLIVALIIRLSSRGPALFRQTRTGASGRTFTIYKFRSMKLQPKAQEAIVQARRGDERVTSFGRFIRRTSIDELPQMLNVLNGTMSLVGPRPHAAEHDAYYVTRIPNYSLRFAVLPGLSGLAQINGARGATPRLEDMERRVAYDLAYIQSASLRSDLRILAATMREMLFSPSAY; this comes from the coding sequence ATGAACCCCGCATCCCAAACCAGGCCTAACCGTAACCTCACATCCAACCCCAATCGTGGACCTGCTGCCACTTCAGGCCGAGGGGCCTTCACTCGATATACGACGACAACCTACAGCTCGAGGTTTTGGGCGTTTCCAAAAAGCAAAACGCAGAAAGACCGGCACGGATCGAACGAAACCGGAGACGAGGAGCTCAACCCTTATCTTCTGTCCTACCAAAAGCGGATGTTGGACATCGGGGGAGCGCTGACGATTTTGGCGATCCTGTCGCCTCTGCTTCTCATCGTCGCCTTGATCATTCGCCTGAGTTCTCGGGGGCCGGCGCTGTTTCGCCAGACCAGGACTGGCGCCAGCGGGCGCACCTTCACCATCTACAAGTTTCGGTCGATGAAGCTGCAGCCGAAAGCGCAGGAAGCCATTGTTCAGGCCCGTCGGGGCGATGAGCGCGTGACGTCCTTCGGGCGCTTCATTCGCCGCACCAGCATCGACGAGTTGCCGCAGATGCTGAATGTCCTCAACGGCACCATGTCCTTGGTCGGCCCGCGTCCTCATGCAGCGGAGCACGATGCCTATTATGTGACGCGCATTCCCAATTACTCGCTGCGTTTTGCTGTGTTGCCGGGCCTTTCCGGTCTGGCCCAGATCAATGGCGCTCGGGGCGCGACCCCGAGGCTGGAGGATATGGAGCGCAGGGTTGCCTACGACTTGGCTTACATCCAGTCGGCGTCCTTGCGCTCTGACCTTCGCATTCTCGCGGCGACGATGCGCGAAATGCTCTTCAGCCCATCGGCCTATTGA